In the genome of Tautonia rosea, the window TCCGCATCGGGTCCGAAGGCTGGCATCCGAAAGGTGTAAGCCTCCGATCGCAGGCCTGAGACACCCTCCCTGACTGCCCCAGCCAGGTAGGCCGGCGTCAGCTTCTCGTGCGGATCCGTCAGTCTTGGCGTGCGTTGATAGGGGACCACCTGGAGATAGGCACCGCCGAGGGTCCGGCTCACCTCCTCGATCGGCGGCGGACGGTCGGTATCGCGCTGGTGGCAACGGACACAACCGACCCGGGACAGGTGCCGCTGCCGGGTGTCGAACGGAGAGGGGTGGATTTCCATGCTCGCCACCGCCAGGTAGGCGGTAATTGCGTCGTGAGTTGGGTCATCGAGGGTGTATCTCGGGCCATCGTCGCCGATTCGCTCCAGGCATCCGTGGGTGACCTTGCCTGAGAAGGGGATGTCGCGAGGGCTCCCCAATCCCAGACCAGGATGGCAGGACATACAGCCCCGCTCGGTCATGAGAGCCGTCGCCACCTCCGCCCCTCCCCCTCGTACTCCGAGTCGACGGGCCACGGCCCGGATCTCCTCCGGGGTCGGGGTCTCGATCCCTCGCTCACGCTTCAAGGAGGGAGACCACATAAGTAAATATGCGGTGATGTCCTTGGATTCAGTGGGTGAGACAGGCAACCGAGGCATCCGGCCGTCAGGGTAACGGGCGTGCGGGTTGCCCAGGAAGGACACGAGATCATCCTCGCTCATCCGATCGGCCAGCCCTTCAAAGCCGAACCGATCTCGGTTTGGCTGTTCCGACTGATCCTGGTCGGGCACGAGGTGGCAAGCCACGCACCCGATCGAGAGAAATGCCCGACGCCCCGCCCGGTGGTCCCCCACCGATGAATCGTTGTCCGCGCGGTCCACGTCCCTTCGGCCCAGGAGATCCGCAAGGATCCACCGTTCGACCTCACCTGTCCGGTCCTCGGCAAACAGGGCAGGCATCCGAGCTCCGGCCCGCGTCCGAGCCGGATCGTCGAGCCAGTGCATCAACCAGTCTCGATCCAGTCGACGCCCCGCATCGGCCAGTGACGGACCCGGCGGTGGGTCGTCAACACCGGGTAAGGCTCCCTGATGGCATCGGGCGCAGCCAAAACGGCCGATCGCCTCCCTCCCGGCCATCGCCTTTTGATCGCGCGTAAGTTCCGGTGTGATACGCTCGACGAGGTGGCTGAGCCGCCACGCGGGAAGCGGTTCCGGCGCGAACGTTGGACCTTCCCAGTGGATCTGGAGCCGAGCCGGGGTCGCCTTCAGCGATCGGTAGCGAATCCACACACGGTAACGCCCAGGTGGCTTCGAGAGCGGCTCAACCGATTCGAGCACGTTCGTATCTGAGTGGCCAATCCCTCGGAGGACGGAGACTCCGTCGACTACCATTTCCAACTCGCCCCCGAGAAACGCGTGAAACGTGATGGGGCCGGTGTCGTTGACCAGCAGGACCCCGTCCCACTCCACCTCGAATGGTCCGTCCGGGATGCGCGGATGCGGGCTGGAATGCGATAGGGCGAACGCCGGTTTCGCATCTACCCGGTGGAGGGCAGGCCCATTTCCATCGACGGAGCGGTAAACGGCGATTAAACCCGGTGCCACGTCCTCCGGTCCAAGGTCAAGCGGTCCGTCAGACTCATCCGATGCCCAGAGCGTCCCACTCATCAGAGCGATCACAAGCGCCAGCAATGGGCAGGAGGAAAGAACCCTGAACTTGCAATGCGTCATCGGAATTACCTCATCGCCGTCGACTCGTCGTCCTCACACCGGGTGATGACTCAGGCGAGGATCCCTGTGATCGGGCGACCGCCCTGCGCGATCGGCACTGGCCGGCCCGTTCGATCGGCGACAGTCATCTCCGGGTCGATGCCAAGGCAGTGATAGATCGTGGCGCAGAGGTCGGCCGGGCGGACTGGGAGGTCCTTCACAAACGCCGCCTGGGAATCGGAGGCCCCGTAAACGGTGCCACCCTGGATTCCCGCCCCGGCGAGGGTGACGCTGTAACAGTAAGTCCAGTGATCCCGCCCGGCGTTCCCGTTGATTTTCGGGGTGCGTCCCATCTCGCTCATCACCACCACCAGCGTCTCATCGAGCAGTCCACGGGCCTCCAGATCCTCCAGGAGGGCCGAAAAGGCGAGATCGAAAAACGGCAGGTTGTAGTCCTTGAGGATCGCGAAGTTCCTGCCGTGCGTGTCCCAGCCGTCGTGCTGCAACCGAAGGCGCTCCCAGTAGAGATCCCAGGTCACATTGACGAATCGCACCCCCGCTTCGACCAGTTTTGAGGCGATCAGCGCACTGTTCCCAAACAAGGTGCGGCCGTAGCGGTCGACCCGGATCGGATCGACATCCGAGAGGTCGAAGGTTCGTCGAGCCTGCTCCGAGGTCAACAGGTCGAACGCCCGCCGCTGGCTGCGGTCGTACTGATCATAGGATACCTGCATCTGATTGTGCCGGAGTTGCCCCTCGAACTGCTGCAGCAGCCCTCGACGCCGGTCGAGCCGATCGAGCGTGATCCCCTCGGCAGTCGTCGCGTTCGGGATTGATGGCACCCCTCGAAGGACCTGGGGATACCACGGCCGCTCCTCAGGCGTGCCGTCATCGAGGTGTGGATCGCACTCAGAGCAAAGCGGGTCGAACCGCTTGCCAAGGAAGCCAGCATAGGGCCCCGGCCTCCGGATCGACTGGCCCCATCCAAGATAATTAGGGATATAGACATAATCAGGAAGTGCCCGTTCCTCCTTTCGAAGCGACTCGACCACCGATCCCATGCTCGGCGGGTACGTCTCGCTTGTCGAGACAATGTCGGGCGGGATCACCTCCCAGCCGGTGTAGCTCGGCAGCGGGTTGTGACACCCCGCGCTATGGGTCATCGATCGCACGACTGCCAGACGATGAGCCCAGCGTGCCGTCAGTGGCAGGTGCTCGCAGACTTCCAGGCCGGGCACACTGGTGGCGATTGGCCGAAACTCGCCCCGCACTCCGGACGGCGCCTCAGGCTTCATGTCCACCATGTCCTGCGTCGCCGCGCCTCCCAGCAAGTAAAGAACGATCACACTCCTGGCCTTGCCTCGATTCGATCCAGAGGCCTCCTCGGCCCGGAGGAACTCCGGCAGCCCGAGCCCGAGCCCAGCCCCAAGCGTCATCGCCCCGGCCCGCAACGCCTCGCGGCGTGTGACCCCATCGCAGCACCGTTTCGGACTGCCGAGCATCGAGATCATCGTCGGTCCTCTCTTACCGTATGGTGGCTCACCGGGCGAGCCGAACCGCCTCGGCACCGGCCAGTCTATCGGGACCTCCCCCAGTACTCAACAAATGAATCATTTGATGTAATCTTTCCTGTTCTGGATCTCTTACTGGTTGTTCGTTCATGTCCTTATTCATGAAACCTGATCACATAATAATGATTATCAGACCCTACGGCTCTGATCAAGCCGCGCTGGACGGTTTCTCTCGGAATCCTAGGGATGGGTCGGGAGCCAAGTGTTTCCTCGGCTTCGATCTGAGAGAAACGACCTGAAACTCGAGGCAGCCAGGTTATCGATCTTCAGGGTTCAAGCTTCTTGTCGGAACCGGGGTATTGCTTTTGCCCAAAGGGATTGAATAACCGCGGACAGCCGCGGTGTGGTCCACAGGTCGGTCGTGTCCAAAGGCCATCGGGCGTTTTGCTCAGCCAGGAGAGGACCGACCGCTTCTGACGAGTCGACAACTTGAGATGAGTTTGGGCCTTTGGAGCGTTTGCCACGATGGTCCTGGCGCCCCGACGTCTGATCGGAGATGATCGGAGGGAACTTCGATGGACGACGAGTCGCCATGAAGCCCGACTCGATCAACGATCGTGAGCCTATCCTGAATGATTGCGATACCGGCATGGGGACCAACGCCGTTGCGGTGCACCCCCGCGTCAGCACGACTTAAGCCCGAAGGCTGAAGCATCGACGCCGCGAAAGGACGCCTCGATCGTTCCCAAGTGCCAAGCGGTGTGGGCAGACGCCGAAGTGGTTCGAGCACTCCGCGCAGATCATCACCGCGATCGAGGCCGCCCGTCAGCTCGGATTCCCCGTGATCGAACAGGTCTCGTTCACTCGATTCCACCAACCTCAACGGTCACGGCCATGACGATCGGGGCAGAGGCGTCCCGACCTTTGCGAAGCTCGATCCGTTCGATGAGGTCGTCGGGACGCTCGGGACGGATGGTGAGGTATCGAAGCTGCCGGCCCCCGAGTTCGAAGGCAAGAGTCGAACCAGGGACGTCGACCCGACGGATATAATCGGCCAGGTGGATCCCATTGCGCAACGGATGGTCCTCGGTCGTGCCGTCGGCATAGTGAAGTCGGACGATCATCGAGATCGACCCCTCGTCACCGAAAGGGTACGACCAGCCGCCGACGCCGCCCAGCAGGTGAATAACCTCGGCCGGTGCATTGACCGGAAGCTCGACAACCCGAGGCATTCGGGGCGGGGTCCTGCCCTGCGGCCCATGGAGGAGAATCGCATTGGGCACCCGATCGCCCTGCGGGTCAACGAGCTGGAACGGGACCCCCTCGACCGTCTTGGTCGACCAGTCGTCAAAGACGAGCCGCTCGGTCCGAGACTCCTCGTCGAAGAACATGCCGCGGGTACTGACAACCGTGGCGGCCTTGCGCAGATCAAGCGGCAAGTACTTGCCCGGCCTCGTCAGGAAGGTGATCAGGTCGGCGAGCTGCTCGGGCGTGGCCTGCTGTTCAAAGCCCTCGGGCATCACCGACTTGTCGGAGGCGATGAACTCGTCGAGGTCGTCTCGGAGAATCGTATGAGACTTCCCTTCGGTATCGATCAGTTCGAGTGAGGTCCGCGTCTCGGCGGCGAGCAGGCCGCTGAGGATCCGGCCGTCGATCGTGGCTACCGTGTACTGCACGAAATTCCCCTCGACCTCTCGGCTGGGGTCGAGAATGTGCACGAGCAGTTCCTCGGCGGGATGGGCGGCCATGCCGGTCAGGTCGGGTCCGACCTTCCCCCCCTCGCCCGAATGCTGGTGGCACTTGGAGCAGAGGGTTTCATACACGGCGCGGCCGGAGGTCGGATTGCCTCCGGCCAGGACGACCGGGGCGAGTTCGTCAATCACCCGCTGACGGTCCGGATTGGGCAAGCCGCCTCCCCGAGCAAGCAGGGTCGAGGCCCGCTCGGCAATCGCGGCGTCCGGGTGGCCCATCAGCACCTGCTTCTGATCCAGGGCAAGCTGGCCGACCGGGATGATCCCCTGCTCGATCCCGTCAATCAGCGAGGCGCTCCAGTCGGCCCGGCTCAGCAAGACGCGAAGGACCTCGGAGCGGACGACCGGGGTGAGCGACGGATACGCCTCGACTAGGACCGTGCCCGAGTCCGCGGCCGCGCTGCGTCCGATCGCCGAGACGAGCCCGGCGGCGAAGGCCGGCGTCGATTGCGGCGTGATTAGGGAGATCAGCTCGGCCGAGGCCCCGGCATCGGTGCGACGGAAGGTGATGAACTGCCGGGCCGTTTCCAGCCGCGCCTCCTCGGTTCGGGCGTCGTTGTCCACCTCGGTCAGGAGTCGGGTGGCGATCTCGGCCGTGTACGCCTCGAAGCCCTCGGCCCCCCATCGGTTGGCCAGGTCGACGATCTGGCCCTGCGTCTCAGCCGGGAGACTCGCGAGGAGCGTCGCCATCGACGCTTGCTCATTCTTTCCGATCGTTGCCGCCTGTCCCTCGGGCCATCCCCGGCTGATCCCGGCAATCACGGCCTGCGCGACGTCGGGATGGGCGGATGCGAGCCTGGCCATTGTCGTGCCGATCGTCTCGGCCGGGGCACCTCGGGCCTCGTGCTCGGCCACGCGATCGGCCACGGTCAGAACCGTTGTACCCGGCGTCTCGTCAAATTTGTGGGCGGCGAGTTGTTCCAGGAACGGCCGAGCGTGTGCGGCCGCAGCCGCGACGGCCGCATCACCGAGCCATCGATCGTCGTCGAAGGCACCAGAGGCGATCGCCTCGACGATCAATCCGGCGGCCATCTCCGACTCGGGACGCTCCGAGAGGGCCAGCAGCGTCGACAGCCTCACGTGCGGATCGTCGTCGTGCAGGAGATGGGATCGAATAATCGCTGACAAGGCCCTGTCGTCATCGATCGGAAGTACGCGAACCGCATTCTGTCGGACGCCGGCCGAAGGGTGTCCCAGTGCCGCGATGGCGGCATCCCTCGCCTCTCCCTCGATCGCCCCCAGGCCGTGGAGGGTCCAGAGGGCGTGAATCGCCCCCGGATTCATGCCAATCGAATCGATCGATTGATCCTTTGACAGGGCAACGAGCGCCGGCACCACATCAGTCTTGCCTCGCTCGACCAGCAACCGCTGAGCATGAAGCCGCCAGAACATGTTGTCGTGAGACAAAGACGAAACCAGGCTCTCAGCGTCTTCAGGATCGAGTTCCATCGGCTCGGCTGGGGGAGCACCTTCATAGACAACCCGGTAGATCCGGCCGTGGGTCTTGTCGCGTAACGGGGTCTCGTAGGCATTTCCCTTGCCCGTCTCGAACCCCTGAGGCGTCGGGTTGTGCTGGACGATGTAGTTATACCAGTCGATGATCCAGACGTGCCCATCGGGACCAAC includes:
- a CDS encoding PVC-type heme-binding CxxCH protein; its protein translation is MIRCVQFMMALSLLHSSVVAEEPHEARLEVLFLGDQGHHRPSERAAQLIPVMAGRGIDMTYTEDISTALDPETLKAYDALIIYANIEAISPEQERALLDYVAAGGGFVPIHCASYCFLNSQAYVDLVGAQFLRHGTGEFETEIVDPSHPIMDGFEPFRTWDETYVHTRHNPEKHLLQVRADEEGREPWTWVRTHGDGRVFYTAYGHDARTWTEPGFQDLIERGIRWTANRGAVFDSRPRAVDRNGVFSYIETDTPIPNYLAGEQWGTQGEPLRRMQEALKPAESRKRLVVPNGFRVELFASEPDILKPLCMAWDHLGRLWITESVDYPNTRREQGEGRDRITICEDTTGDGRADSFTVFAEGLNIPTSLTFAQGGVIVHQAPDTLFLKDTDGDDRADIREVLFTGWGVNDTHAGPSNLRYGLDNWLYGIVGYSAFQGQVGDQLHRFGQGFYRFRPDGSALEFLRSTSNNSWGVGMSEEGLIFGSTANGCPSVFLSIPNRYYEAVRGWAPTVLRNIADSNRFFPITEKVRQVDWHGGFTAAAGHALYTARTYPDHYWNSSAFVTEPTGHLVATFTLERRGTDFAAHYGWNQLASDDEWTAPIMAEVGPDGHVWIIDWYNYIVQHNPTPQGFETGKGNAYETPLRDKTHGRIYRVVYEGAPPAEPMELDPEDAESLVSSLSHDNMFWRLHAQRLLVERGKTDVVPALVALSKDQSIDSIGMNPGAIHALWTLHGLGAIEGEARDAAIAALGHPSAGVRQNAVRVLPIDDDRALSAIIRSHLLHDDDPHVRLSTLLALSERPESEMAAGLIVEAIASGAFDDDRWLGDAAVAAAAAHARPFLEQLAAHKFDETPGTTVLTVADRVAEHEARGAPAETIGTTMARLASAHPDVAQAVIAGISRGWPEGQAATIGKNEQASMATLLASLPAETQGQIVDLANRWGAEGFEAYTAEIATRLLTEVDNDARTEEARLETARQFITFRRTDAGASAELISLITPQSTPAFAAGLVSAIGRSAAADSGTVLVEAYPSLTPVVRSEVLRVLLSRADWSASLIDGIEQGIIPVGQLALDQKQVLMGHPDAAIAERASTLLARGGGLPNPDRQRVIDELAPVVLAGGNPTSGRAVYETLCSKCHQHSGEGGKVGPDLTGMAAHPAEELLVHILDPSREVEGNFVQYTVATIDGRILSGLLAAETRTSLELIDTEGKSHTILRDDLDEFIASDKSVMPEGFEQQATPEQLADLITFLTRPGKYLPLDLRKAATVVSTRGMFFDEESRTERLVFDDWSTKTVEGVPFQLVDPQGDRVPNAILLHGPQGRTPPRMPRVVELPVNAPAEVIHLLGGVGGWSYPFGDEGSISMIVRLHYADGTTEDHPLRNGIHLADYIRRVDVPGSTLAFELGGRQLRYLTIRPERPDDLIERIELRKGRDASAPIVMAVTVEVGGIE
- a CDS encoding DUF1501 domain-containing protein yields the protein MISMLGSPKRCCDGVTRREALRAGAMTLGAGLGLGLPEFLRAEEASGSNRGKARSVIVLYLLGGAATQDMVDMKPEAPSGVRGEFRPIATSVPGLEVCEHLPLTARWAHRLAVVRSMTHSAGCHNPLPSYTGWEVIPPDIVSTSETYPPSMGSVVESLRKEERALPDYVYIPNYLGWGQSIRRPGPYAGFLGKRFDPLCSECDPHLDDGTPEERPWYPQVLRGVPSIPNATTAEGITLDRLDRRRGLLQQFEGQLRHNQMQVSYDQYDRSQRRAFDLLTSEQARRTFDLSDVDPIRVDRYGRTLFGNSALIASKLVEAGVRFVNVTWDLYWERLRLQHDGWDTHGRNFAILKDYNLPFFDLAFSALLEDLEARGLLDETLVVVMSEMGRTPKINGNAGRDHWTYCYSVTLAGAGIQGGTVYGASDSQAAFVKDLPVRPADLCATIYHCLGIDPEMTVADRTGRPVPIAQGGRPITGILA